The Deinococcus reticulitermitis genomic interval GAGCGCGCGTCGATGGCGTCGGCCACGTCGTCGGCCAGCTTGAGCGTTCGCACGATCACCGGCACCGCGAGGGCGAACAGGCTGTTCTCGGTGCCCCTGGCCCGCTGCGCGTCCCGGACCTCATTTACCGTCTGCGTGATCACGGGGATGAAGCGCAGGGTCAGTGAAAACGCGAGGCTCACCCGGGCCGGATGGACGCCGAAACGGGCGAGGGGGCGCAGCGCGCGTTCGAGCGCCGCCAACAACGCCGAGGCCCGGGTCGTCAGCGTAACGAGCGAGGCGAGCAGGACCATCAGCGCGAAACGCAGCGCGGTCACGGTCGCCTGATCCCAGGTCGTGAGCAGGCCCTGCACGGCGAAAAGGAGCAGCAGGAAGCCGAGCGGGGGCCGCAGTTGACCCCAGGAGGTGCGCCAGCCGAGCCGCGCGGCGGCGTAGAGCCCCAGCACGCCGGTCAGCAGCGCACCGAGCACCCAGGGGTCACCCGTCATCAAGACGCCCACGCTGGCGGCCATCAACCCGAGCAGCTTGATCCCGGCAGGAGCGCGGTGCAGCGCCGACTCGCGCGGCACGTACAACCCGAGCCCAGTCATGTTGGCCCAGTCACGTTGGCCCAGTCACGCCATCCGCTCCCGGTAGCGCGCGAGGGCCTCCGCCGGCGGCGCGTCGGCCAGCAGCCGGCCCGATTCGAACACGAGCACCCGGTCAAAATCGGCAAGCAGCTCGAGGTCGTGTGACGCCGCAATCACCTGCTGCGGAAGCTCCCGAATCACTTCCATCACCCGGTTGCGGTTGCGCAGGTCGAGCAGCGTGGTCGGCTCGTCAAACACCACGTACTCGGGGCGCATCACGAGTACGCCCGAGATCGCCAGCAGCTGCTTTTGCCCCCCGCTGAGCAGGTGCGAAGGGTGCTCGCGGTACGCGCCGAGGTCATAGCGCCCGAGCACCTCGTCGATGCGCGCCCGGGTCTCGGCCGGCGAGAGCCCCAGGTTCTTCAGCCCGAATGCGAGGTCCTCTTCGACGACCGGGAAGACGATCTGATGGTCCGGGTTCTGGAAGACGAAACCCACCCGGCGCCGCACCTCACGCCCCTGGCGCCGGGTGTCCAGGCCGCTCACCAGCACCTGCCCCTCGGTCGGCAGCAGCAGGCCGTTGAGCAGCCGCGCGAACGTGCTTTTGCCGCTGCCGTTGCTCCCGACGACCCCGATGCGCCGCTCGGTGAGGGTGAGGGTGAGGGGGTGCAGGGCGACCCGCGCGTCGTAGCGGTGCCCCACCCCGCGCAGCTCGATCATCGGGGCCGGTCCTCAGGCGCCGAGGGTCTGCGCCGCTCGTGCCTGGATGATCGGGTAACTGCGCTTGACCGTCACGGCCACGAGCGCGGCAACCACCGCTTTGAGCAGGTCTCCCGGCAGGAAGGGCAGCGCCGCCAGGGTCGCTTGCCGGTAGCTCAGGTCGGCGTAGGCACTCAGCCAGGCGTTGCCGAGGCCGTACATCAGGACCACGCTGCTCAGGAAGGTGATTGCCAGCGCGAGCGGAAAGGTCAGGCGCCTCCAGAACTGCTCGGTCAGCGCCCCGATCACGAAAGCGGCGACCGGCCACGAAAAGAGAAAGCCGGCGGTCGGCCCTGCGAATGGGACCAGGCCCCCGCGTCCCCCCACCAGCAGCGGCAGCCCGGCGGCCACCAGTGCGAGAAAGAGCAGCGTCGCCAGCCCCCCGCGCCGCGCCCCGAGCACCGCCCCTGCCAGCATCGGCCCGAGCGACTGCGCCGTGATCGGCACGCCGGTCGCGAGGGGGATGGGCGGAACCACTGCGAGGGCGGCGGTGAGCGCCGCGAAGAGGGCAAGGTACACGATGTCCCGGGTGGTCACGCGGGGCATTGTGCCACGCCCCCTCTGTTCAGTAAAGAGGAGCTTAGACTGAACGAAATCCCGGGGAGCCTTTCGGGGAAGTCACCTGAACCGCCCCAGCCA includes:
- a CDS encoding energy-coupling factor ABC transporter ATP-binding protein; protein product: MIELRGVGHRYDARVALHPLTLTLTERRIGVVGSNGSGKSTFARLLNGLLLPTEGQVLVSGLDTRRQGREVRRRVGFVFQNPDHQIVFPVVEEDLAFGLKNLGLSPAETRARIDEVLGRYDLGAYREHPSHLLSGGQKQLLAISGVLVMRPEYVVFDEPTTLLDLRNRNRVMEVIRELPQQVIAASHDLELLADFDRVLVFESGRLLADAPPAEALARYRERMA
- a CDS encoding energy-coupling factor transporter transmembrane component T family protein — translated: MTGLGLYVPRESALHRAPAGIKLLGLMAASVGVLMTGDPWVLGALLTGVLGLYAAARLGWRTSWGQLRPPLGFLLLLFAVQGLLTTWDQATVTALRFALMVLLASLVTLTTRASALLAALERALRPLARFGVHPARVSLAFSLTLRFIPVITQTVNEVRDAQRARGTENSLFALAVPVIVRTLKLADDVADAIDARSFD
- a CDS encoding biotin transporter BioY; the encoded protein is MPRVTTRDIVYLALFAALTAALAVVPPIPLATGVPITAQSLGPMLAGAVLGARRGGLATLLFLALVAAGLPLLVGGRGGLVPFAGPTAGFLFSWPVAAFVIGALTEQFWRRLTFPLALAITFLSSVVLMYGLGNAWLSAYADLSYRQATLAALPFLPGDLLKAVVAALVAVTVKRSYPIIQARAAQTLGA